The following proteins are encoded in a genomic region of Synechococcus sp. CBW1002:
- a CDS encoding YlqD family protein, whose product MANGPSLSIKRTITVRAVVTPRWKEDAERELSNAVQMSDQQLAQLEQEGQQLIDEIRRQSLNPLDPRVQEQVGSVQQQVGQKRAELEEQKRQILEQQRQVRDLEMEQIVEQGQLESFCDVQVGDNLVERLQASVLVRDGVIEAIEGV is encoded by the coding sequence ATGGCCAACGGCCCCAGCCTCTCGATCAAGCGCACGATCACGGTGCGCGCCGTGGTCACGCCCCGCTGGAAGGAGGACGCCGAGCGCGAGCTCAGCAACGCCGTGCAGATGAGCGATCAGCAGCTGGCCCAGCTGGAGCAGGAAGGCCAGCAGCTGATCGATGAGATCCGCCGCCAGAGCCTCAATCCGCTCGATCCCCGCGTCCAGGAGCAGGTGGGCTCGGTGCAGCAGCAGGTGGGGCAGAAACGGGCGGAACTGGAAGAACAGAAGCGACAGATTCTGGAGCAGCAGCGCCAGGTGCGTGACCTGGAGATGGAGCAGATCGTCGAGCAGGGCCAGCTCGAAAGCTTCTGTGATGTGCAGGTGGGCGACAACCTGGTGGAGCGTCTGCAGGCCTCCGTGCTGGTGCGCGATGGCGTGATCGAGGCCATCGAAGGCGTCTGA
- a CDS encoding dihydrolipoamide acetyltransferase family protein, with translation MATHDIFMPALSSTMTEGKIVEWLKKPGDRVERGESVLVVESDKADMDVESFNEGFLAAVLMPAGGTAPVGETIGLIVESEAEIAEAAAKAPAAPAAAAAPAAPAPAAAPPSVSAAPSVPAAPAAVAPATPAPVAAPAPAAAISQLASSSAAAADGRVVASPRARKLASQLGVALESLRGSGPHGRIQADDVLAATGQPVSVPRVAEGSAAAVSVASAGSAAGNGAGAAPAAAPAPAGQAFGRPGESVAFNTLQQAVNRNMLASLEVPCFRVGYTITTDRLDAFYKQVKSKGVTMTALLAKAVGVVLARHPQVNAATTEAGMTYPGSVNVAVAVAMEDGGLITPVLASADKTDLYSLARNWADLVARSRTKQLKPEEYSTGTFTLSNLGMFGVDRFDAILPPGTGAILAVAASRPTVVAGKDGAIRVKNQMQVNLTCDHRTIYGAHAAAFLKDLAQLIETNPENLAF, from the coding sequence TTGGCCACCCACGACATCTTCATGCCTGCCCTCAGCTCCACCATGACGGAGGGCAAGATCGTGGAGTGGCTCAAGAAACCCGGTGATCGGGTCGAGCGCGGCGAGTCGGTGCTCGTGGTCGAGTCCGACAAGGCGGACATGGACGTGGAATCCTTCAACGAAGGCTTCCTGGCCGCCGTGCTGATGCCAGCGGGTGGCACAGCGCCGGTGGGCGAGACCATCGGCCTGATCGTGGAATCCGAGGCGGAGATCGCGGAAGCGGCAGCGAAGGCTCCTGCCGCTCCCGCCGCAGCAGCGGCGCCCGCAGCCCCGGCCCCTGCCGCTGCGCCGCCTTCCGTCTCAGCAGCCCCTTCCGTGCCGGCCGCCCCTGCCGCTGTGGCCCCAGCGACCCCCGCACCTGTGGCGGCTCCTGCTCCTGCCGCTGCGATCTCCCAGCTGGCTTCCTCCTCCGCGGCGGCCGCCGATGGCCGCGTTGTGGCCAGCCCCCGCGCCCGAAAATTGGCCAGTCAGCTGGGTGTGGCGCTTGAGAGCCTGCGCGGCAGCGGTCCCCATGGCCGCATCCAGGCCGACGACGTGCTGGCCGCCACCGGTCAGCCGGTGAGTGTGCCCCGGGTTGCCGAGGGATCGGCCGCCGCGGTGAGCGTGGCCTCGGCAGGCTCTGCCGCCGGCAATGGTGCTGGCGCAGCCCCCGCTGCAGCCCCCGCCCCGGCGGGACAGGCCTTTGGCCGACCCGGTGAGAGCGTGGCCTTCAACACCCTCCAGCAGGCGGTGAACCGCAACATGCTGGCCAGCCTGGAGGTGCCCTGTTTCCGGGTGGGCTACACGATCACCACCGACAGGCTCGATGCCTTCTACAAGCAGGTGAAGAGCAAGGGCGTCACCATGACGGCCCTGCTGGCCAAGGCCGTGGGTGTGGTGCTGGCCCGCCATCCCCAGGTGAATGCCGCCACCACCGAGGCCGGCATGACCTACCCCGGCTCCGTGAATGTGGCCGTGGCCGTGGCCATGGAAGACGGCGGCCTGATCACCCCGGTGCTGGCCTCCGCCGACAAGACCGACCTCTATTCTCTCGCCCGCAACTGGGCCGATCTGGTGGCCCGCTCCCGCACCAAGCAGCTCAAGCCGGAGGAATACAGCACCGGCACCTTCACCCTCTCCAACCTGGGCATGTTCGGAGTGGATCGCTTCGACGCGATCCTTCCCCCCGGCACCGGCGCCATCCTGGCTGTGGCGGCGTCGCGTCCCACGGTGGTGGCCGGCAAGGATGGCGCGATCCGTGTGAAGAACCAGATGCAGGTGAACCTCACCTGTGATCACCGCACCATCTATGGCGCCCACGCCGCCGCCTTCCTCAAGGACCTGGCCCAGCTGATCGAGACCAACCCCGAAAACCTGGCCTTCTGA
- a CDS encoding APC family permease: MDLIRRLFGQPLPRSEAEAERLPSYEALPILSSDALSSVAYATEAALGVLILAGSRALELSLPITLAIIALIAVVVFSFRQTIEAYPQGGGSYVVARENLGTAASLVAAASLLVDYTLTAAVSLMAGTQALSSLLPGLLRHEVAFALLLLLLVGWANLRGVREAGQAFALPTYAFVLMVALLALGGLQDLVFHHGFQPDPPPLIQAVEPLGLFLILRAFSSGCSAMTGIEAIANGVKLFRQPAATRARATMLVMGLMLAAMFFCVSGLGFLYGVAPDPNRTVLAQIGLRVFGAGSPLLWALQITTLLILVLAANTAFAGFPRLAAMLAQDRFLPRQMGWLGDRLVFQNGITTLVLATAVIIVVCRGDTTVAVNLYALGVFMAFTLSQTGMVVLWWRQRGPGWHGRLLMNALGAITTCVVLVVIVLSKFSEGAWTVVIAIPLLVALLARIRRRYRRVYAEIAVQPDQVQPVRLPQRHEPIGNRSIVWLTGFSRPSLDALHYAARVSDQVVAVWVLSEDDDPAAIQADWLRLVGDEPQVELRLVDSPFASLIQPFVAVVEAEENRYPASSLTIVMPMAIPRYRFDSLLLNQRAINMRQALDAQHNRVFTVVRYYLPA, from the coding sequence ATGGACCTGATCCGGCGGCTGTTCGGCCAGCCTTTGCCACGCAGCGAGGCGGAAGCTGAACGGCTGCCCAGCTACGAAGCCCTGCCGATCCTGTCGTCCGATGCCCTCTCCTCCGTGGCCTATGCCACCGAGGCCGCTCTGGGGGTTCTGATCCTGGCCGGCAGCCGCGCCCTGGAGCTGTCGCTGCCGATCACCCTGGCGATCATCGCCCTGATCGCCGTGGTGGTCTTCTCCTTCCGCCAGACGATCGAGGCCTACCCCCAGGGTGGCGGCTCCTACGTGGTGGCCCGCGAGAACCTGGGCACCGCCGCCAGCCTGGTGGCGGCCGCCTCCCTGCTGGTGGATTACACCCTCACGGCGGCGGTGAGCCTGATGGCGGGAACCCAGGCGCTCTCCTCACTGCTGCCGGGCCTGCTGCGCCACGAGGTGGCCTTCGCCTTGCTGCTGCTGCTGCTGGTGGGCTGGGCGAACCTGCGTGGTGTCCGGGAGGCGGGACAGGCCTTCGCTCTCCCCACCTACGCGTTTGTGCTGATGGTGGCGCTTCTGGCCCTCGGCGGACTGCAGGACCTGGTGTTTCACCATGGCTTCCAGCCCGATCCCCCCCCGCTGATTCAGGCGGTGGAGCCGCTGGGGCTGTTTCTGATCCTGCGGGCCTTCAGTTCCGGTTGTTCCGCCATGACCGGCATCGAGGCGATCGCCAACGGGGTGAAGCTGTTCCGCCAGCCGGCGGCGACCCGGGCGCGGGCCACGATGCTGGTGATGGGGCTGATGCTCGCCGCGATGTTCTTCTGCGTGAGCGGCCTCGGCTTCCTCTACGGCGTGGCCCCCGATCCGAATCGCACCGTGCTGGCCCAGATCGGCCTGCGGGTGTTCGGGGCCGGCAGTCCACTGCTCTGGGCTCTGCAGATCACCACCCTGCTGATCCTGGTGCTGGCGGCCAACACCGCCTTCGCCGGCTTCCCACGCCTGGCCGCGATGCTCGCCCAGGACCGCTTCCTGCCCCGTCAGATGGGCTGGCTGGGGGATCGGCTGGTGTTCCAGAACGGCATCACCACCCTGGTGCTGGCCACCGCCGTGATCATCGTGGTCTGCCGGGGAGACACCACCGTGGCGGTGAACCTCTATGCCCTGGGGGTGTTCATGGCCTTCACCCTGTCCCAGACGGGCATGGTGGTGCTGTGGTGGCGCCAGCGCGGCCCCGGCTGGCACGGCCGGCTGCTGATGAATGCCCTGGGGGCCATCACCACCTGCGTGGTGCTGGTGGTGATCGTGCTGAGCAAGTTCAGCGAAGGAGCCTGGACCGTGGTCATCGCCATCCCGCTGCTGGTGGCGCTGCTGGCCCGGATCCGGCGGCGCTACCGGCGGGTCTACGCCGAAATCGCCGTGCAGCCCGATCAGGTCCAGCCGGTGCGGCTGCCGCAACGCCATGAACCGATCGGGAACCGCAGCATCGTCTGGCTCACCGGATTCAGCCGCCCCAGCCTCGATGCCCTCCACTACGCCGCCCGGGTCTCTGATCAGGTGGTGGCGGTGTGGGTGCTTTCGGAAGACGATGATCCAGCCGCCATCCAGGCCGACTGGCTGCGCCTGGTGGGGGACGAACCCCAGGTGGAACTGCGGCTGGTGGACAGCCCCTTTGCCTCCCTGATCCAACCCTTTGTGGCCGTGGTGGAAGCCGAGGAGAACCGCTACCCCGCCTCCAGCCTCACGATCGTGATGCCGATGGCGATTCCCCGCTACCGCTTCGACAGCCTGCTGCTCAACCAGCGCGCCATCAACATGCGCCAGGCGCTCGATGCCCAGCACAACCGAGTCTTCACCGTGGTGCGCTATTACTTGCCGGCCTGA
- the queA gene encoding tRNA preQ1(34) S-adenosylmethionine ribosyltransferase-isomerase QueA, with product MGGPEDRALSSYGFELPPERIAQRPVEPRHAARLLAVEADAGCRHRTVWDLQEELRPGDLLVVNDTRVLRARLQARRAGSGGAVELLVLEPRGEARWLCLARPAKRLRPGDQLELLAEGQPPLAVEVLDSDPDTGGRIVQFPPECTDAAGLEPLLLAYGAIPLPPYIHEHDASDNERYQTRYAARPGAVAAPTAGLHLSDELLAALESRGVQRATVTLHVGLGTFRPLEDEDLSQLELHSEWVEVSPELVEAVRACRERGGRVIAVGTTSVRSLEGVAALHGGELRPHAGPVNLVIQPGFRFAVVEGLLTNFHLPRSSLLLLVSALIGRQRLLDLYGEAIEQNYRFFSYGDAMWIPPEAVLKV from the coding sequence CTGGGAGGTCCCGAAGATCGCGCCCTGTCCAGCTATGGGTTCGAGCTGCCGCCCGAGCGCATTGCCCAGCGCCCCGTGGAGCCCCGCCATGCGGCCCGCCTGCTGGCAGTGGAAGCCGATGCGGGCTGTCGCCACCGCACGGTCTGGGATCTGCAGGAGGAGCTGCGGCCCGGTGATCTGCTGGTGGTGAATGACACCCGGGTGCTGCGGGCGCGGCTGCAGGCCCGCCGGGCCGGCAGCGGCGGCGCCGTGGAACTGCTGGTGCTCGAACCGCGGGGGGAGGCCCGCTGGCTCTGCCTGGCCCGTCCGGCCAAGCGCCTGCGCCCCGGTGACCAGCTGGAGCTGCTGGCCGAAGGGCAGCCGCCCCTGGCTGTGGAGGTGCTGGACAGCGATCCCGACACCGGTGGCCGCATCGTGCAGTTTCCGCCGGAGTGCACCGATGCCGCCGGCCTCGAGCCGCTGCTGCTGGCCTACGGCGCGATCCCACTGCCGCCCTACATCCACGAACACGACGCCAGCGATAACGAGCGCTACCAGACCCGCTACGCGGCACGGCCCGGTGCCGTGGCGGCCCCAACGGCGGGTCTGCACCTCAGCGATGAGTTGCTGGCTGCATTGGAGAGCCGCGGCGTGCAGCGAGCCACCGTGACCCTGCATGTGGGGCTGGGCACCTTCCGGCCCCTGGAAGACGAAGACCTCAGCCAGCTGGAACTGCACAGCGAATGGGTGGAGGTGAGCCCGGAATTGGTGGAGGCGGTGCGGGCCTGCCGCGAGCGCGGCGGGCGGGTGATCGCCGTGGGCACCACCAGCGTGCGCAGCCTCGAGGGGGTGGCCGCCCTGCATGGCGGCGAGCTCCGTCCCCATGCCGGCCCGGTGAACCTGGTGATCCAACCCGGTTTCCGCTTCGCGGTGGTGGAGGGTCTGCTCACCAATTTCCATCTGCCCAGGAGTTCGCTGCTGCTGCTGGTGAGTGCCTTGATCGGCCGGCAGCGGTTGCTGGATCTGTATGGCGAGGCGATTGAACAGAACTATCGCTTCTTTTCCTATGGCGACGCCATGTGGATTCCGCCGGAGGCGGTGCTCAAGGTCTGA
- a CDS encoding superoxide dismutase gives MAHTLPALPYGLDALEPHISSRTLEFHHGKHHNAYVTNLNNLVAGTDLEGKSLDDVITAVAGDASKAGVFNNAAQVWNHSFYWQCMKPGGGGAPSGALADKIAADFGSFEAFVEAFKAAGATQFGSGWAWLVLDGGTLKVTKTANADLPLAHGQKALLTMDVWEHAYYLDYQNRRPDYITTFLDKLVNWDFVAANLAAA, from the coding sequence ATGGCTCACACGCTGCCCGCGCTGCCCTATGGACTCGATGCGCTCGAGCCCCATATCAGCAGCCGGACCCTGGAGTTTCACCACGGCAAGCACCACAATGCCTACGTCACCAACCTCAACAACCTGGTGGCCGGCACTGATCTGGAAGGCAAGAGCCTGGACGACGTGATCACGGCCGTGGCCGGTGATGCCAGCAAGGCCGGTGTGTTCAACAACGCCGCCCAGGTGTGGAACCACAGCTTCTACTGGCAGTGCATGAAGCCCGGCGGTGGCGGTGCTCCCAGCGGCGCCCTGGCCGACAAGATCGCCGCTGATTTCGGCAGCTTCGAGGCCTTTGTCGAGGCCTTCAAGGCTGCCGGCGCCACCCAGTTCGGCAGTGGCTGGGCCTGGCTGGTGCTGGATGGCGGCACCCTCAAGGTGACCAAGACCGCCAATGCCGATCTGCCCCTGGCCCACGGTCAGAAGGCGCTGCTGACCATGGACGTGTGGGAGCACGCCTACTACCTCGATTATCAGAACCGTCGCCCTGATTACATCACCACCTTCCTCGACAAGCTGGTGAATTGGGACTTCGTGGCGGCCAACCTGGCAGCGGCCTGA
- a CDS encoding FKBP-type peptidyl-prolyl cis-trans isomerase, whose protein sequence is MRDILISSAVFVACLMVAFVSQLVAPSTVIGAASAESSVAEASASPAVAVTNAAAASTGLAAQALNAPEVSRTARAVVQAPLELDPNDPNPTLFAMASDSPISSSSDAALAQGASSLGGPMDAAKERVTPSGLRITDLVIGDGPEAQSGQTVVVNYRGTLESGKEFDSSYGRGPFSFPLGAGRVIRGWDEGVAGMQVGGKRKLVIPADLAYGERGAGGVIPPNATLIFEVELLRIGS, encoded by the coding sequence ATGCGCGACATCCTGATCAGCTCGGCGGTGTTCGTGGCCTGCCTGATGGTGGCCTTCGTGAGCCAGCTGGTGGCCCCCTCCACCGTGATCGGCGCGGCCAGTGCCGAGTCTTCCGTGGCCGAAGCATCAGCCAGTCCGGCAGTGGCCGTGACCAACGCGGCAGCAGCCAGCACCGGTCTGGCGGCTCAGGCCCTCAACGCCCCAGAGGTGAGCCGGACCGCTCGGGCCGTTGTGCAGGCACCGCTGGAACTCGACCCCAACGATCCCAACCCCACCCTGTTTGCCATGGCTTCTGATTCGCCGATCTCCAGCTCCTCCGATGCGGCCCTGGCCCAGGGAGCGTCTTCCCTCGGAGGTCCCATGGACGCTGCCAAGGAGCGGGTCACCCCCAGTGGCCTGCGCATCACCGACCTGGTGATCGGTGATGGCCCCGAGGCTCAGAGCGGTCAGACGGTCGTGGTCAACTACCGCGGCACCCTGGAAAGCGGCAAGGAGTTCGACTCCAGCTACGGTCGCGGCCCCTTCTCCTTTCCCCTCGGCGCCGGCCGGGTGATCCGCGGCTGGGACGAAGGCGTGGCCGGCATGCAGGTGGGTGGCAAGCGCAAGCTGGTGATTCCCGCTGATCTGGCCTACGGCGAACGGGGCGCCGGTGGTGTGATTCCCCCCAACGCCACCCTGATCTTCGAGGTGGAACTGCTGCGGATCGGCAGCTGA
- a CDS encoding phasin family protein has protein sequence MDQGNLLQMLLLRGLGTTSLVGDRLRLVSQDWVRSGRLDPGQASALVEDVLKALRGETPELEQQAERQLERNRDQLLEDLGLARQRELDELRGRIDRLEQALRQRQISADTPD, from the coding sequence ATGGACCAGGGCAACCTGCTGCAGATGCTGCTGTTGCGCGGCCTCGGCACCACATCGCTGGTGGGAGACCGGCTGCGCCTGGTGAGTCAGGACTGGGTCCGCAGCGGTCGGCTCGATCCCGGCCAGGCCTCCGCGTTGGTGGAGGACGTGCTCAAGGCCCTGCGCGGCGAAACTCCGGAGCTGGAGCAACAGGCGGAGCGGCAGCTGGAGCGCAACCGCGATCAATTGCTTGAGGATCTGGGCCTGGCACGGCAGCGGGAGCTGGATGAGCTGCGGGGACGCATCGACCGGCTGGAGCAGGCCCTGCGGCAGCGCCAGATCAGTGCCGACACCCCAGACTGA
- a CDS encoding apolipoprotein N-acyltransferase, translating to MGADRCRWWIGAAVAGAGAGLALPPWGAPWLLWPALALLWALPRSPLGWRGGWAWGAAAVLVSHRWLLWLHPLDWVGVPVPLSLPLSLLLWGLCGLAGALLVALWLAVLMRLEGWWGAGGLAAAITAAALWGLAEVQLARGPLFWIGLGASALPGDRALAAWASLGGAGLVAALQLLIAWLLWRVLLLLVRRLWSEGIAALLSWLLAVLLLHGVGAALLRASEQAPAAQAANATQSPSALPAPAHGQRLLVVQPAIPTRQKFEAAQQQQLLQRLAAAQQLAVAAGAAWEPIDALLLPEGALPLDQPLPDPAPSEVLSGGFRRQDAEVRSSVLRFAPGDQARPSGWIDKARVVPLGEWVPLAHLWRWSGLSAVGGITPGAPSRLLERPGGAIGVAICYEIADGVGQRAAVAAGAQWLLASANLDPYPAQLQGQFQALAQLRALETGRWLVSAANTGPSLVVDSSGRLRAALPPGRPVTTVLGLEPRDAMTPYDRFGELPLLGLALAGGAWGTLGYRVVPSNGSRSTWASKASARRSSSASR from the coding sequence ATGGGAGCAGACCGGTGTCGCTGGTGGATCGGAGCGGCTGTCGCCGGTGCCGGGGCAGGGTTGGCTCTGCCGCCCTGGGGAGCTCCCTGGCTGCTGTGGCCGGCCCTGGCGCTGCTCTGGGCCCTGCCGCGTTCGCCGCTTGGCTGGCGCGGCGGCTGGGCCTGGGGCGCGGCGGCGGTGCTGGTGAGCCACCGCTGGCTGCTCTGGCTCCATCCCCTCGACTGGGTGGGGGTGCCCGTGCCCCTCAGCCTGCCCCTCAGCCTGCTGCTCTGGGGGTTGTGCGGCCTGGCTGGGGCCCTGCTGGTGGCCCTGTGGCTGGCTGTCTTGATGCGTCTGGAGGGCTGGTGGGGAGCCGGTGGTCTCGCGGCCGCGATCACCGCCGCGGCGCTGTGGGGACTGGCCGAGGTGCAACTGGCCCGCGGCCCGCTCTTCTGGATCGGCCTGGGGGCTTCAGCCCTGCCGGGTGATCGCGCCCTGGCGGCCTGGGCGAGCCTCGGCGGCGCCGGCCTGGTGGCGGCGTTGCAGCTCCTGATCGCCTGGCTGCTGTGGCGCGTTCTGCTGCTGTTGGTCCGCCGCCTTTGGTCTGAAGGGATCGCTGCGCTGCTGAGCTGGCTCCTGGCCGTCCTTCTGCTGCATGGTGTGGGAGCCGCCCTGCTGCGGGCTTCCGAGCAGGCCCCAGCTGCCCAGGCAGCGAATGCCACCCAGTCCCCATCGGCATTGCCGGCACCGGCCCATGGTCAGCGGCTTCTGGTGGTCCAGCCGGCGATTCCCACCCGGCAGAAATTCGAAGCAGCCCAGCAGCAGCAGCTGCTGCAGAGGCTGGCGGCAGCACAACAGCTGGCCGTGGCGGCAGGGGCAGCCTGGGAGCCGATCGATGCGCTGCTGTTGCCCGAGGGTGCCCTGCCGCTGGATCAGCCCCTGCCTGATCCAGCACCGAGCGAAGTGCTCAGCGGCGGCTTTCGTCGCCAGGACGCGGAGGTGCGCAGCAGCGTGCTGCGCTTTGCGCCTGGCGATCAGGCTCGGCCCAGCGGCTGGATCGATAAGGCCCGGGTCGTGCCGCTGGGGGAATGGGTCCCCCTGGCCCACCTGTGGCGCTGGAGTGGCCTCTCGGCCGTGGGGGGGATCACACCGGGGGCGCCGTCGCGGCTGCTGGAGAGGCCCGGCGGGGCGATCGGGGTGGCGATCTGCTACGAGATCGCCGACGGTGTCGGTCAGCGAGCCGCGGTGGCCGCCGGGGCACAGTGGCTGCTGGCCAGCGCCAATCTCGACCCCTACCCCGCCCAGCTCCAGGGCCAGTTCCAGGCCCTGGCCCAGCTGCGGGCCCTGGAAACAGGTCGCTGGCTGGTGAGTGCGGCCAACACCGGACCCAGCCTGGTGGTCGACAGCTCCGGTCGTCTGCGCGCCGCCCTCCCCCCGGGCAGGCCGGTCACGACGGTGCTCGGCCTGGAGCCGCGTGACGCCATGACCCCCTATGACCGGTTCGGGGAGCTGCCGTTGCTGGGGCTCGCCCTGGCTGGAGGGGCCTGGGGCACGCTTGGCTACCGGGTGGTTCCGAGCAACGGGTCCAGGTCCACGTGGGCTTCGAAGGCATCGGCGAGGCGATCCAGCAGCGCGTCGCGCTGA
- a CDS encoding cobyric acid synthase — MVLGTSSGAGKSLMTAALCRVLKRRGETPVPFKGQNMSNNAWVDPAGGEMAYSQALQSWAAGLEPLAAMNPVLLKPRGDSTSEVIHLGRSVGTARAEHYYRDWFRPGWRAIRQGLAELQQQHPGGRLVLEGAGSPVEVNLQARDLTNLRLAQFLRARCLLVADIERGGVFAQIVGTLALLRPVERPLIRGLLINRFRGRRELFDAGRSWLEAQTGVPVLGVMPWLEELFPPEDSLDLLERRGRKSGAELEIAVLRLPSLSNFSDLDPLEAEPSVQLRWVRPGEALGRPDALILPGSKQTLRDLAGLQAAGLSEEIAAYLAGGGQVFGLCGGLQMLGQRLQDPEGLEGATPGVSTSTLPGLGLLPLATTFSPAKTLRQRLSTALWPPGDPLQLEGFELHHGRTELLQSGPGPGPCAPLAAEAGLGWWRSAGEQGGEVAGTYLHGVFENGPWRRRWLNQLRRRRGLPPLSEHQPHHGRQRDALLDRLADAFEAHVDLDPLLGTTR, encoded by the coding sequence ATGGTGCTGGGCACCAGCAGCGGGGCCGGCAAGTCGCTGATGACCGCCGCCCTCTGCCGGGTACTGAAGCGTCGCGGTGAAACGCCCGTGCCCTTCAAGGGGCAGAACATGAGCAACAACGCCTGGGTGGATCCGGCCGGCGGCGAGATGGCCTACTCCCAGGCCCTGCAGTCCTGGGCCGCGGGGCTGGAGCCCCTGGCGGCCATGAACCCGGTGTTGCTCAAGCCGCGGGGCGACAGCACCAGCGAGGTGATCCACCTGGGCCGCTCGGTGGGCACCGCCCGGGCCGAGCACTACTACCGCGATTGGTTCCGGCCCGGTTGGCGGGCGATCCGCCAGGGCCTGGCGGAGCTTCAGCAGCAGCACCCTGGCGGCCGGCTGGTGCTGGAGGGAGCCGGCAGCCCGGTGGAAGTGAACCTGCAGGCCCGCGATCTCACCAACCTGCGCCTGGCCCAGTTCCTGCGGGCCCGTTGCCTGCTGGTGGCCGACATCGAGCGTGGTGGTGTCTTCGCCCAGATCGTCGGCACCCTGGCATTGCTGCGTCCGGTGGAGCGCCCGCTGATCCGGGGTCTGTTGATCAATCGCTTCCGGGGACGCCGGGAGCTGTTCGATGCCGGTCGGAGCTGGCTGGAGGCCCAGACCGGGGTGCCCGTGCTGGGGGTGATGCCCTGGCTGGAGGAGCTGTTTCCACCGGAAGACTCGCTCGATCTGCTGGAGCGGCGCGGCCGCAAGAGCGGTGCCGAGCTGGAGATCGCCGTGCTGCGGCTGCCATCGCTGAGCAACTTCTCCGATCTCGATCCGCTCGAAGCCGAACCCAGCGTGCAGCTGCGCTGGGTTCGGCCCGGCGAGGCGCTCGGCCGGCCCGATGCCCTGATCCTGCCGGGCAGCAAGCAGACCCTGCGCGATCTGGCCGGCCTGCAGGCGGCTGGCCTGAGCGAGGAGATCGCCGCCTACCTGGCCGGCGGCGGCCAGGTGTTCGGCCTCTGCGGCGGGCTGCAGATGCTGGGCCAGCGGCTGCAGGATCCCGAGGGTCTCGAAGGCGCCACGCCAGGGGTCTCGACCAGCACACTGCCAGGCCTCGGCCTGTTGCCGCTGGCCACCACGTTCAGCCCCGCCAAGACCCTGCGCCAGCGCCTCAGCACCGCCCTCTGGCCACCGGGAGACCCGCTGCAGCTGGAGGGCTTCGAGCTGCACCACGGCCGCACGGAACTCCTGCAATCGGGCCCTGGCCCTGGCCCCTGCGCCCCCCTGGCGGCGGAGGCAGGGCTGGGCTGGTGGCGTTCGGCTGGTGAGCAGGGCGGCGAAGTGGCGGGCACCTACCTGCACGGCGTCTTCGAGAACGGACCCTGGCGGCGGCGCTGGCTGAACCAGCTGCGCCGGCGCCGCGGTCTTCCCCCCCTGAGCGAGCACCAGCCCCACCACGGCCGTCAGCGCGACGCGCTGCTGGATCGCCTCGCCGATGCCTTCGAAGCCCACGTGGACCTGGACCCGTTGCTCGGAACCACCCGGTAG
- a CDS encoding Npun_F0494 family protein, which produces MHPQPTNHTAPQGDDEERDQRSWKRAERAVCSLPYRHTFYGLVSDQAISSAGFCQRTDLDRLFRGRVAAPDSVENDWIWLIRLGVLRREVDGQGLTERVRLTPMGRQLLATWTGEIPTATPLQRLRHWVSRYRPRR; this is translated from the coding sequence ATGCATCCACAGCCGACGAACCACACGGCTCCTCAAGGAGACGACGAGGAACGCGACCAGCGCTCCTGGAAGCGAGCCGAGCGGGCCGTCTGCTCCCTCCCCTACCGGCATACGTTCTATGGCTTGGTCAGCGACCAGGCGATCAGCAGCGCCGGCTTCTGCCAGCGGACCGACCTCGATCGCCTCTTCCGGGGCAGGGTTGCTGCGCCCGACTCGGTCGAGAACGACTGGATCTGGTTGATCCGGCTCGGCGTCCTGCGGCGCGAGGTGGATGGGCAGGGCCTGACGGAGCGGGTCCGGCTGACCCCGATGGGACGCCAGCTGCTGGCCACCTGGACCGGAGAGATCCCGACAGCCACTCCCCTGCAACGCCTCCGGCACTGGGTCAGCCGGTACCGGCCACGGCGATGA
- a CDS encoding nucleoside triphosphate pyrophosphatase, with translation MLLLASASPARRRLLEQACIPHRVQVSGVDEEAIHHPNPEQLVQRLAQAKAEAVLAQLPDARNPASVLEATEAMKTSAVLGCDSVLSMDGDVYGKPVDADEACQRWRRMAGGWAELHTGHCLIRLSGASQPVDPPTDSCVSPPSVLAAAVQLATVTTRVKFACLNEAEIAAYVATGEPLRCAGGFALEGRGGLLVEQIQGCFSNVIGLSLPLLNNWLRRP, from the coding sequence ATGTTGTTGCTGGCCTCCGCCTCTCCTGCCCGCCGCCGCCTCCTGGAGCAGGCCTGTATTCCCCATCGGGTCCAGGTGAGTGGGGTGGATGAGGAGGCGATTCATCACCCCAATCCCGAACAGCTGGTCCAGAGGCTGGCCCAGGCGAAAGCCGAGGCGGTGCTGGCTCAGTTGCCAGATGCACGCAACCCTGCGTCGGTGCTGGAGGCAACGGAGGCCATGAAGACCTCGGCGGTGCTGGGCTGCGACTCCGTGCTCAGCATGGATGGCGACGTCTATGGCAAGCCTGTCGATGCAGACGAGGCCTGCCAACGCTGGCGCCGCATGGCCGGAGGTTGGGCTGAGTTGCATACAGGCCATTGCCTGATTCGGCTCAGCGGGGCCAGCCAGCCCGTTGACCCTCCGACTGATTCCTGCGTTTCCCCACCGTCAGTGCTGGCAGCGGCTGTGCAGCTGGCCACCGTCACCACTCGCGTGAAGTTTGCCTGCTTGAACGAGGCGGAGATCGCCGCCTATGTCGCCACCGGCGAACCGCTGCGTTGTGCCGGTGGCTTTGCCTTGGAGGGTCGTGGCGGGCTGTTGGTGGAGCAGATCCAAGGCTGCTTCAGCAACGTGATCGGTCTGAGCCTGCCGCTGCTGAACAACTGGCTGAGGCGTCCTTAG